One genomic region from Conexibacter woesei DSM 14684 encodes:
- the carA gene encoding glutamine-hydrolyzing carbamoyl-phosphate synthase small subunit: protein MSNEATAYVLLEDGERFDGIACGADGHAVGEVVFTTGMTGYQEAVTDPSFAGQLITFTTAHVGNYGVSAEAMESGRIHARAAIMRAATNREDAPGAEGGWLDWLRDCGIPGITDLDTRALVRHIRDAGAMRGGVFPASLSEDDARALIAAEPSMAGRDLAREVTPEALVRLEPLGEGPLGSDGPTIAMIDTGVKSSIVRNLRERGATVELHPCGTSAATLLAGDADAFFMANGPGDPAALGYVVETLRGLVGKKPVYGICLGHQLLCRAVGLETYKLPFGHRGSNHPVKDLSTGRVEITSQNHGFAVRGPDGGERVETDEPVRWETDFGAAELTHVNLYDRTVEGLTLRDVQGATVQYHPEAGPGPHDSLYLFDRFIKEIAGA, encoded by the coding sequence ATGAGCAACGAGGCAACGGCGTACGTCCTGCTGGAGGACGGCGAGCGCTTCGACGGGATCGCCTGCGGTGCCGACGGCCACGCGGTCGGCGAGGTCGTCTTCACGACCGGCATGACCGGCTACCAGGAGGCGGTCACCGACCCGAGCTTCGCCGGCCAGCTGATCACGTTCACGACCGCGCACGTCGGCAACTACGGCGTCTCGGCAGAGGCGATGGAGTCCGGCCGGATCCACGCGCGCGCCGCGATCATGCGCGCCGCGACCAACCGCGAGGACGCGCCCGGCGCCGAGGGCGGCTGGCTCGACTGGCTGCGCGACTGCGGCATCCCCGGCATCACCGACCTCGACACGCGCGCGCTCGTGCGGCACATCCGCGACGCGGGCGCGATGCGCGGCGGCGTCTTCCCGGCGTCGCTGTCCGAGGACGACGCGCGCGCGCTGATCGCCGCCGAGCCGTCGATGGCCGGCCGCGACCTCGCCCGCGAGGTGACGCCGGAGGCGCTCGTGCGGCTGGAGCCGCTCGGCGAGGGTCCGCTCGGGAGCGACGGCCCGACGATCGCGATGATCGACACCGGCGTGAAGTCTTCGATCGTGCGCAACCTGCGCGAACGCGGCGCGACCGTCGAGCTGCACCCGTGCGGCACAAGCGCCGCGACGCTGCTCGCCGGCGACGCCGACGCCTTCTTCATGGCCAACGGCCCCGGCGACCCGGCGGCGCTCGGCTACGTCGTCGAGACGCTGCGCGGGCTCGTCGGCAAGAAGCCGGTCTACGGCATCTGCCTCGGCCACCAGCTGCTCTGCCGCGCCGTCGGCCTCGAGACGTACAAGCTGCCGTTCGGCCATCGCGGCTCCAACCACCCGGTCAAGGACCTCTCGACCGGCCGCGTCGAGATCACGAGCCAGAACCACGGCTTCGCGGTGCGCGGTCCCGACGGCGGCGAGCGCGTCGAGACCGACGAGCCGGTCCGCTGGGAGACCGACTTCGGCGCTGCCGAGCTGACGCACGTCAACCTCTACGACCGCACCGTCGAGGGGCTGACCCTGCGCGACGTGCAGGGCGCGACGGTCCAGTACCACCCCGAGGCGGGGCCGGGGCCGCACGACTCGCTCTACCTGTTCGACCGGTTCATCAAGGAGATCGCCGGCGCGTAG
- a CDS encoding dihydroorotase: MSVKGLWFRGGRPAELLIAGAHLLDPRSGLDGPGDVLVRDGEIAEIGAPGALTAPEGAETIDGEGLHLFPGFVDPHVHFRTPGQEHKEDLATGTASAAAGGFTAVIAMPNTAPTLDDASILRSLREAAEQQARVPVGFLAAITRGLGGDELTEMAELRDAGALGFTDDGRPVVSAGMLRKALQYQRLCGGVLGLHEEDPSLSNGCVMHEGEVSARLGLAGYPSIGESTIVARDAAIAAFEGGRMHFQHLSAAESVEALAYWKGRGAQVTGEASPHHLTLTHEAVLSLDTRFKMNPPLRAESDRQALIAGLKDGTIDCIATDHAPHAAHEKEVPFEEAPNGVTGLETSFASIYTELVLPGVLPLSLLVEKLTSGAALYDLCTPKLEVGASANLALVDLGAEWVVGEHGYASRSANSCFHGRTFNGVVRLTVAAGTVAHKALAGAEVTA, encoded by the coding sequence GTGAGCGTCAAGGGCCTCTGGTTCCGCGGCGGGCGGCCCGCCGAGCTGCTGATCGCCGGCGCGCACCTGCTCGACCCGCGCAGCGGCCTCGACGGCCCCGGCGACGTGCTCGTGCGCGACGGCGAGATCGCCGAGATCGGCGCACCCGGCGCGCTGACCGCTCCCGAGGGCGCGGAGACGATCGACGGCGAGGGGCTGCACCTGTTCCCCGGCTTCGTCGACCCGCACGTCCACTTCCGCACGCCCGGCCAGGAGCACAAGGAGGACCTCGCGACCGGCACCGCCTCCGCGGCCGCCGGCGGCTTCACGGCCGTGATCGCGATGCCGAACACGGCCCCGACGCTCGACGACGCGTCGATCCTGCGCTCGCTGCGCGAGGCGGCCGAGCAGCAGGCGCGCGTGCCGGTCGGATTCCTCGCCGCGATCACGCGAGGGCTCGGCGGCGACGAGCTGACCGAGATGGCGGAGCTGCGCGACGCCGGCGCGCTCGGCTTCACCGACGACGGCAGACCGGTCGTCTCGGCGGGAATGCTGCGCAAGGCGCTCCAGTACCAGCGGCTCTGCGGCGGCGTGCTCGGACTGCACGAGGAGGACCCGTCGCTGTCGAACGGCTGCGTGATGCACGAGGGCGAGGTCTCCGCCCGCCTCGGCCTCGCGGGCTACCCGTCGATCGGGGAGTCGACGATCGTCGCGCGCGACGCCGCGATCGCCGCGTTCGAGGGCGGCCGGATGCACTTCCAGCACCTCTCGGCGGCCGAGTCGGTCGAGGCGCTGGCGTACTGGAAGGGGAGAGGCGCGCAGGTCACCGGCGAGGCGTCGCCGCACCACCTCACGCTCACCCACGAAGCCGTCCTGTCGCTCGACACGCGCTTCAAGATGAACCCGCCGCTGCGCGCCGAGTCCGACCGCCAGGCGCTGATCGCCGGCCTCAAGGACGGCACGATCGACTGCATCGCGACCGATCACGCGCCGCACGCCGCGCACGAGAAGGAGGTCCCGTTCGAGGAGGCGCCGAACGGCGTCACCGGGCTGGAGACCTCGTTCGCCTCGATCTACACCGAGCTGGTGCTGCCCGGGGTCCTGCCGCTCTCGCTGCTGGTCGAGAAGCTGACCTCAGGCGCCGCGCTCTACGACCTCTGCACGCCGAAGCTGGAGGTCGGCGCGTCGGCGAACCTCGCGCTCGTCGACCTCGGCGCGGAGTGGGTCGTCGGCGAGCACGGCTACGCGAGCCGGTCGGCGAACTCCTGCTTCCACGGCCGCACGTTCAACGGCGTCGTGCGGCTGACGGTCGCCGCCGGCACCGTCGCGCACAAGGCGCTCGCGGGCGCCGAGGTGACGGCATGA
- a CDS encoding dihydroorotate dehydrogenase — protein MSAPSLPTSFCGIELAHPIVNGSGTFDAIAAQRAFGDALVEQFPFAAFVSKTVTVAPREGNPPPRLWELPAGLINSIGLPNKGLAGYLTHDLPELARLPVPLIVNVMGFTREEVAQLVTAFAERDEVAALELNVSCPNVETGTIMGSDPTETARLVERVRPLTQKPIVVKLTPNASDPGAVAEAAEAAGADGLSLINTIRGMALDPRTREPWLGAGTGGVSGATVRAVALAQVSDVAQRVSIPLIAMGGVQRGRDADDLLRAGATLVAVGTESFRDPAAGRRVAHELERLRRERTSSGAPTRA, from the coding sequence ATGTCCGCACCGTCGCTTCCGACCAGCTTCTGCGGCATCGAGCTGGCGCACCCGATCGTCAACGGCTCCGGCACGTTCGACGCGATCGCCGCGCAGCGCGCGTTCGGCGACGCGCTCGTCGAGCAGTTCCCGTTCGCCGCGTTCGTCTCCAAGACCGTCACGGTCGCCCCGCGCGAGGGCAACCCGCCGCCGCGCCTGTGGGAGCTGCCAGCGGGGCTGATCAACTCGATCGGCCTGCCGAACAAGGGGCTTGCCGGCTATCTGACGCACGACCTTCCGGAGCTTGCGCGGCTGCCGGTGCCGCTGATCGTGAACGTGATGGGCTTCACGCGCGAGGAGGTCGCCCAGCTCGTGACCGCGTTCGCCGAGCGCGACGAGGTCGCGGCGCTCGAGCTGAACGTCTCCTGCCCGAACGTCGAGACCGGCACGATCATGGGCTCGGACCCGACCGAGACGGCGCGGCTGGTCGAACGGGTCCGCCCGCTGACGCAGAAGCCGATCGTCGTGAAGCTGACGCCGAACGCGTCGGACCCGGGCGCCGTCGCCGAAGCGGCCGAAGCCGCCGGGGCCGACGGCCTGTCGCTGATCAACACGATCCGCGGGATGGCGCTCGACCCGCGCACGCGCGAGCCGTGGCTCGGGGCGGGGACCGGCGGCGTCTCCGGTGCAACGGTTCGTGCAGTCGCGCTCGCGCAGGTCAGCGACGTCGCACAGCGGGTCTCGATCCCGCTGATCGCGATGGGCGGGGTCCAACGTGGCCGCGACGCAGACGATCTGCTGCGTGCTGGCGCAACACTGGTCGCCGTCGGCACCGAGAGCTTCCGCGATCCGGCCGCCGGTCGGCGTGTCGCCCATGAGCTTGAGAGATTGCGCCGGGAACGCACAAGTTCTGGCGCCCCGACGCGCGCTTGA
- the gmk gene encoding guanylate kinase, producing MARVFVITGPSGVGKGTLIRNLLSRVSGLELSVSATTRKPRPGEEDGVHYHFLTDEQFEERVRDGAFVEHADYSGRRYGTLRSELERRTAGGVPVVLEIEVQGARQVRETLPDAVQVFIVPPSEEALRERLVGRGTDSSDDVERRLKVAEEELTARDEFQYQVVNDRLEDAVEELERIVQSELPTG from the coding sequence TTGGCGCGCGTCTTCGTCATCACCGGCCCTTCGGGCGTCGGAAAGGGCACGCTGATCCGGAACCTGCTCTCGCGGGTCTCCGGGTTGGAGCTGTCCGTCTCCGCCACGACGCGCAAGCCGCGACCGGGGGAGGAGGACGGCGTCCACTACCACTTCCTGACGGACGAGCAGTTCGAGGAGCGCGTTCGCGACGGCGCGTTCGTCGAGCACGCCGACTACTCCGGCCGCCGCTACGGAACGCTGCGCTCCGAGCTGGAGCGACGCACCGCCGGCGGGGTCCCGGTCGTGCTGGAGATCGAGGTGCAGGGCGCGCGACAGGTCCGCGAGACGTTGCCCGACGCCGTCCAGGTGTTCATCGTGCCGCCGTCGGAGGAGGCGCTGCGCGAGCGGCTCGTCGGCCGTGGGACCGACAGCTCCGACGACGTCGAGCGGCGGCTGAAGGTCGCCGAGGAGGAGCTGACCGCGCGCGACGAGTTCCAGTACCAGGTCGTCAACGACCGGCTGGAGGACGCCGTTGAGGAGCTGGAGCGGATCGTGCAGAGCGAGCTGCCCACGGGCTGA
- the carB gene encoding carbamoyl-phosphate synthase large subunit: MPKRTDIRKILIIGSGPIVIGQAAEFDYSGTQACKVLMEEGYEVVLVNSNPATIMTDPEIATATYVEPLLPGPVAQVIERERPDALLPTLGGQTALNLAKALHEDGTLTRYDVELIGANYEAIDRAEDRDRFRETMETARLRVPRSAIATTLEEARGALQDIGLPMIIRPAFTLGGRGGGIARTEAEFEAICARGIEASPIDQILIDESVLGWGEFELEVMRDHADNVVIICSIENLDPMGVHTGDSVCVAPQQTLTDKQYQKLRDQAIAVIRAVGVETGGSNVQFAVNPETDEIIVIEMNPRVSRSSALASKATGFPIAKIAARLAVGYTLQEIDNDITRATPASFEPTIDYCVVKWPRFAFEKFPGSDAGLTTHMKSVGEAMAIGRTFKQAFAKALRSRELDSPGVPHDDLEELLLSLEQGGPDRFDLVLEAFRRGVEVETLHARTQIDPWFLRELQELALDPAAAEAGERTFKSVDTCAAEFAARTPYYYSARERPRRSGVVENEVVRGDRASVVILGAGPNRIGQGIEFDYCCVHAAMTVRESGKDAVMVNCNPETVSTDYDTSDRLYFEPLTLEDVLGVCEIEKPEGVIVQFGGQTPLRLAAGLEAAGVPILGTSIDAIDHAEDRGRFGRLLEQLGFSAPPYATAHSPEEALAKAPGVGFPLLVRPSYVLGGRAMEIVYSLDGLQDYLTRVGAAHGSGKEIFLDRFLEDSIEVDVDALCDGTDVWIGGIMQHVEEAGIHSGDSACVLPPHSLGPDALAQIRAHTEGIAKALGVVGLLNVQYAVDKSGQLYVIEANPRASRTVPFVSKAIGLPLAKLACRIMLGEKIADLGLPEDPVGDVVCVKEAVMPFDRFAGADSLLGPEMRSTGEVMGIAHDFPTAFAKAQAAAGSVLPSEGTVFITVTDGDKPAAAGVAMALHGLGFRIVATAGTAQAIKRMGIPVEALEKIGSGSPNVLELIERGEVKLVVNTPVGTGARIDGWEIRSAAIAAGIPCITTMTGAMAAAQAIAAGARGVPAVIALQELQRVGDGSPAAGAPVA, from the coding sequence ATGCCCAAGCGCACCGACATCAGAAAGATCCTCATCATCGGCTCCGGGCCGATCGTGATCGGACAGGCGGCCGAGTTCGACTACTCCGGCACGCAGGCCTGCAAGGTCCTCATGGAGGAGGGCTACGAGGTCGTGCTCGTCAACTCGAATCCGGCGACGATCATGACCGACCCGGAGATCGCGACCGCGACCTACGTCGAGCCGCTGCTGCCCGGCCCGGTCGCGCAGGTGATCGAGCGCGAGCGGCCCGACGCGCTGCTGCCGACGCTCGGCGGCCAGACCGCGCTCAACCTCGCCAAGGCGCTGCACGAGGACGGCACCCTCACGAGATACGACGTCGAGCTGATCGGCGCGAACTACGAGGCGATCGACCGCGCCGAGGACCGCGACCGCTTCCGCGAGACGATGGAGACGGCGAGGCTGCGCGTCCCGCGCTCCGCGATCGCCACGACGCTGGAGGAGGCGCGCGGCGCCCTCCAGGACATCGGCCTGCCGATGATCATCCGCCCGGCGTTCACGCTCGGCGGCCGCGGCGGCGGCATCGCCCGCACCGAGGCCGAGTTCGAGGCGATCTGCGCGCGCGGCATCGAGGCGTCGCCGATCGACCAGATCCTGATCGACGAGTCGGTCCTCGGCTGGGGCGAGTTCGAGCTGGAGGTGATGCGCGACCACGCCGACAACGTCGTGATCATCTGCTCGATCGAGAACCTCGACCCGATGGGCGTCCACACGGGCGACTCCGTCTGCGTCGCGCCGCAGCAGACGCTCACGGACAAGCAGTACCAGAAGCTCCGCGACCAGGCGATCGCGGTGATCCGCGCGGTCGGCGTCGAGACCGGCGGCTCCAACGTCCAGTTCGCCGTCAACCCGGAGACCGACGAGATCATCGTCATCGAGATGAACCCGCGCGTCTCCCGGTCGAGCGCGCTCGCGTCGAAGGCGACCGGCTTCCCGATCGCGAAGATCGCCGCGCGGCTGGCGGTCGGCTACACGCTGCAGGAGATCGACAACGACATCACGCGCGCCACGCCGGCGAGCTTCGAGCCGACGATCGACTACTGCGTCGTGAAGTGGCCGCGCTTCGCGTTCGAGAAGTTCCCCGGCTCCGACGCCGGGCTGACGACGCACATGAAGTCGGTCGGCGAGGCGATGGCGATCGGCCGCACCTTCAAGCAGGCGTTCGCGAAGGCGCTGCGCTCGCGCGAGCTGGACTCGCCCGGCGTCCCGCACGACGACCTGGAGGAGCTGCTGCTCTCGCTGGAGCAGGGCGGACCGGACCGCTTCGACCTCGTGCTGGAGGCGTTCCGGCGCGGCGTTGAGGTCGAGACACTGCACGCGCGCACGCAGATCGACCCGTGGTTCCTGCGCGAGCTGCAGGAGCTGGCGCTCGATCCGGCGGCGGCCGAGGCCGGCGAGCGGACGTTCAAGTCGGTCGACACCTGCGCGGCCGAGTTCGCTGCGCGCACGCCGTACTACTACTCCGCCCGCGAGCGGCCGCGCAGATCGGGCGTGGTCGAGAACGAGGTCGTGCGCGGCGATCGCGCCAGCGTCGTGATCCTCGGCGCAGGCCCGAACCGGATCGGCCAGGGGATCGAGTTCGACTACTGCTGCGTGCACGCCGCGATGACGGTGCGCGAGTCCGGCAAGGACGCGGTGATGGTCAACTGCAATCCCGAGACGGTCTCGACCGACTACGACACCTCCGACCGGCTCTACTTCGAGCCGCTGACGCTGGAGGACGTGCTCGGCGTCTGCGAGATCGAGAAGCCCGAGGGCGTGATCGTGCAGTTCGGCGGCCAGACGCCGCTGCGGCTCGCGGCCGGCCTGGAGGCGGCGGGCGTGCCGATCCTCGGCACGAGCATCGACGCGATCGACCACGCGGAGGACCGCGGCCGCTTCGGCAGGCTGCTGGAGCAGCTCGGCTTCAGCGCGCCGCCGTACGCGACGGCGCACTCGCCCGAGGAGGCGCTGGCGAAGGCGCCCGGCGTCGGCTTCCCTCTGCTCGTGCGGCCGAGCTACGTGCTCGGCGGCCGCGCGATGGAGATCGTCTACTCGCTCGACGGCCTGCAGGACTACCTGACCCGTGTCGGCGCGGCGCACGGCTCGGGCAAGGAGATCTTCCTCGACCGCTTCCTGGAGGACTCGATCGAGGTCGACGTCGACGCGCTCTGCGACGGCACCGACGTCTGGATCGGCGGCATCATGCAGCACGTCGAGGAGGCCGGGATCCACTCCGGCGACTCCGCCTGCGTGCTGCCGCCGCACTCGCTCGGCCCCGACGCGCTCGCGCAGATCCGCGCGCACACCGAGGGGATCGCGAAGGCGCTCGGCGTCGTCGGCCTGCTGAACGTCCAGTACGCGGTCGACAAGTCCGGTCAGCTGTACGTGATCGAGGCGAACCCGCGCGCCTCGCGCACGGTCCCGTTCGTCTCGAAGGCGATCGGCCTCCCGCTCGCGAAGCTCGCCTGCCGCATCATGCTCGGCGAGAAGATCGCTGACCTCGGCCTGCCGGAGGACCCGGTCGGCGACGTCGTCTGCGTCAAGGAGGCGGTGATGCCGTTCGATCGCTTCGCCGGCGCGGACTCGCTGCTCGGCCCCGAGATGCGCTCGACCGGCGAGGTGATGGGGATCGCCCACGACTTCCCGACCGCGTTCGCGAAGGCGCAGGCGGCGGCCGGCTCGGTGCTGCCGTCCGAGGGCACCGTCTTCATCACCGTCACCGACGGCGACAAGCCGGCCGCGGCGGGCGTCGCGATGGCGCTGCACGGGCTCGGCTTCAGAATCGTCGCGACCGCCGGGACCGCGCAGGCGATCAAACGGATGGGCATCCCCGTCGAGGCGCTGGAGAAGATCGGCTCGGGCTCGCCGAACGTGCTGGAGCTGATCGAGCGCGGCGAGGTCAAGCTCGTCGTCAACACGCCCGTCGGGACCGGCGCGCGGATCGACGGCTGGGAGATCCGCTCCGCCGCGATCGCCGCCGGGATCCCCTGCATCACGACGATGACGGGCGCGATGGCCGCCGCGCAGGCGATCGCCGCAGGCGCGCGGGGCGTGCCGGCCGTGATCGCGCTGCAAGAGCTGCAGCGGGTCGGAGACGGCTCGCCCGCGGCCGGAGCGCCGGTCGCGTGA
- a CDS encoding dihydroorotate dehydrogenase electron transfer subunit, whose amino-acid sequence MTAAVCTDDGRRTLAPPQRRRAAVLERRTYGSYVVLRVADPDGPPPRPGQFAMLAAAERWGGGDGERPFLPRAFSVARVPAPGEAEFLLEDVGPGTNRLCELDAGDDVWLLSPLGIGFAASESDLDGRRPLLVGGGVGTAPLAILQDELGDAAGAPLLGFRDAPHAEGAAYLRDARVATDDGSVGHHGRVTELLVEELDRDAHAQVYACGPPPMLEAVRALCAARGVPAQLALESGMACGFGACFGCVVPTKTGYVRLCVDGPVLDADQLETALVPGAGH is encoded by the coding sequence GTGACCGCGGCCGTCTGCACCGACGACGGGCGGCGCACGCTCGCGCCGCCGCAGCGGCGCCGCGCCGCGGTGCTGGAGCGCCGCACGTACGGCAGCTACGTCGTGCTGCGCGTCGCGGACCCGGACGGCCCGCCGCCGCGGCCCGGCCAGTTCGCGATGCTCGCCGCGGCCGAGCGCTGGGGCGGGGGAGACGGCGAGCGGCCGTTCCTGCCGCGCGCGTTCAGCGTCGCGCGCGTACCGGCGCCCGGCGAGGCGGAGTTCCTGCTCGAAGACGTCGGGCCGGGCACGAACCGGCTCTGCGAGCTGGACGCCGGCGACGACGTCTGGCTGCTCAGCCCGCTCGGGATCGGCTTCGCCGCGAGCGAGAGCGACCTCGACGGCCGCCGTCCGCTGCTCGTCGGCGGCGGCGTCGGGACCGCGCCGCTGGCGATCCTCCAGGACGAGCTGGGCGACGCGGCGGGCGCGCCGCTGCTCGGCTTCCGCGACGCACCGCACGCCGAGGGCGCGGCCTACCTGCGCGACGCGCGCGTCGCGACCGACGACGGCTCGGTCGGCCACCACGGCCGCGTCACCGAGCTGCTCGTCGAGGAGCTGGACCGCGACGCGCACGCGCAGGTCTACGCGTGCGGCCCGCCGCCGATGCTGGAGGCCGTGCGCGCGCTCTGCGCCGCGCGCGGCGTGCCCGCGCAGCTCGCGCTCGAATCAGGGATGGCGTGCGGCTTCGGGGCCTGCTTCGGCTGCGTCGTGCCGACGAAGACCGGCTACGTCCGGCTGTGCGTCGACGGCCCGGTGCTCGACGCCGACCAGCTCGAGACCGCGCTCGTCCCCGGGGCCGGGCACTGA
- the pyrR gene encoding bifunctional pyr operon transcriptional regulator/uracil phosphoribosyltransferase PyrR, whose protein sequence is MSEAKVVLDRDDMRRTLVRIAHEIVEKNPAQQIAIVGIHRRGAVLGARLHALVAELLDREPPLGDIDIAFYRDDVATRPSAPVVHASHLDFPLDGLTVVIVDDVLYTGRTVRSAIEAIFDYGRPARVQLAVLADRGHRELPIRPDYVGKNLPTAREERVNVRVEELDGVDEVTISAASTATSEVTAP, encoded by the coding sequence GTGAGTGAAGCGAAGGTCGTCCTCGACCGCGACGACATGCGGCGTACCCTCGTGCGGATCGCGCACGAGATCGTCGAGAAGAACCCCGCGCAGCAGATCGCCATCGTCGGCATCCACCGGCGCGGCGCCGTGCTCGGCGCCCGGCTGCACGCGCTCGTCGCCGAGCTGCTCGACCGCGAGCCGCCGCTCGGCGACATCGACATCGCCTTCTACCGCGACGACGTCGCGACCCGCCCGAGCGCGCCGGTCGTCCACGCCTCGCACCTCGACTTCCCGCTCGACGGCCTCACCGTCGTGATCGTCGACGACGTGCTCTACACCGGCCGCACCGTCCGCTCGGCGATCGAGGCGATCTTCGACTACGGCCGGCCGGCGCGCGTCCAGCTCGCCGTGCTCGCCGACCGCGGCCACCGCGAGCTGCCGATCCGCCCCGACTACGTCGGCAAGAACCTTCCGACCGCGCGCGAGGAGCGCGTCAACGTCCGCGTCGAGGAGCTCGACGGCGTCGACGAGGTCACGATCTCAGCCGCCAGCACCGCCACCTCGGAGGTGACCGCCCCGTGA
- the mihF gene encoding integration host factor, actinobacterial type: MQRMDALNRANEIRTKRAQLKRDLKAGRAAIHELLMEPPTYIETAKVFDLLLAVPKYGRVKANKVLTQCRISPSKTIGGLSQRQRAELVALLRR; the protein is encoded by the coding sequence ATGCAGCGCATGGACGCGCTCAACCGCGCGAACGAGATCCGCACGAAGCGGGCGCAGCTCAAGCGGGACCTCAAGGCCGGGCGCGCGGCGATCCACGAGCTGCTCATGGAGCCGCCGACCTACATCGAGACCGCCAAGGTCTTCGACCTCCTCCTCGCGGTCCCGAAGTACGGGCGCGTGAAGGCGAACAAGGTCCTCACGCAGTGCCGCATCTCGCCGAGCAAGACGATCGGCGGGCTCTCCCAGCGTCAGCGCGCCGAGCTGGTCGCGCTGCTCCGCCGGTAA
- a CDS encoding aspartate carbamoyltransferase catalytic subunit has product MKHLLSIDDLDRAGIERVLDRAASFAEVAGREIKKVPALRGRTVVNLFYEASTRTSSSFELAAKRLSADLVSIRAASSSVTKGESLKDTIATLTAYDPAAIVIRSPHAGAAQLVAGWTDAAVVNAGDGKHEHPTQALLDVFTLRQKLGSLDGVKIWIVGDVLHSRVARSDILAFTRMGAHVTLSGPPTLIPRGIEALGCDVEPTLDRLPEADVVYVLRMQHERMKEAYVPSLREYAMRYQIDTNRLQPHQVLMHPGPVNRGVELSGDAIDSPQALIGQQVEAGVVVRMAVLYELLAGAGAAKSPIGSVETAVAA; this is encoded by the coding sequence GTGAAGCATCTCCTGTCGATCGACGACCTCGACCGCGCCGGCATCGAGCGCGTGCTCGACCGCGCCGCCTCCTTCGCAGAGGTCGCCGGTCGCGAGATCAAGAAGGTGCCCGCGCTGCGCGGGCGCACGGTCGTGAACCTCTTCTACGAGGCCTCGACGCGCACGAGCAGCTCGTTCGAGCTGGCCGCCAAGCGGCTCTCGGCCGACCTCGTCTCGATCCGCGCCGCCTCCTCCAGCGTCACGAAGGGCGAGTCGCTGAAGGACACGATCGCGACGCTGACCGCCTACGACCCAGCCGCGATCGTGATCCGCTCGCCGCACGCCGGCGCCGCGCAACTGGTCGCCGGCTGGACCGACGCCGCCGTCGTCAACGCCGGCGACGGCAAGCACGAGCACCCGACGCAGGCGCTGCTCGACGTCTTCACGCTGCGGCAGAAGCTCGGCTCGCTCGACGGCGTCAAGATCTGGATCGTCGGCGACGTGCTGCACTCGCGCGTCGCGCGGTCGGACATCCTCGCGTTCACGCGGATGGGCGCGCACGTGACGCTCAGCGGACCGCCGACGCTGATCCCGCGCGGGATCGAGGCGCTCGGCTGCGACGTCGAGCCGACGCTCGATCGGCTTCCCGAGGCGGACGTGGTCTACGTCCTGCGCATGCAGCACGAACGGATGAAGGAGGCGTACGTGCCGTCATTGCGCGAGTACGCGATGCGATACCAGATCGACACGAACCGGCTCCAACCGCACCAGGTGCTGATGCACCCGGGTCCGGTCAACCGCGGGGTCGAGCTGTCGGGCGACGCGATCGACTCGCCGCAGGCGCTGATCGGCCAGCAGGTCGAGGCCGGCGTCGTCGTGCGGATGGCGGTGCTGTACGAGCTGCTCGCGGGCGCCGGTGCGGCGAAGTCGCCGATCGGCAGCGTCGAGACGGCGGTGGCCGCGTGA
- a CDS encoding isochorismatase family protein, producing MTAAAPARTLDRARTALVVIDVQEAFAKAVQRFDDVAEATAILVKGARVLDLPVIVTEQYPRGLGDTVEPVRDALGDGAARLPKTVFSAARADGFDLQGRDQALVCGIETHVCVSQTAHDLLGRGIEVHVATDAVSSRSNANRDLGLRKMEESGAILTSVETALFELLGAAGSDEFKAIQKLVM from the coding sequence ATGACCGCCGCGGCCCCCGCGCGGACGCTCGACCGCGCGCGCACCGCGCTCGTCGTGATCGACGTGCAGGAGGCGTTCGCGAAGGCGGTCCAGCGCTTCGACGACGTCGCCGAGGCGACGGCGATCCTCGTCAAGGGCGCGCGCGTGCTCGACCTGCCGGTGATCGTCACCGAGCAGTACCCGCGCGGCCTCGGCGACACCGTCGAGCCGGTCCGCGACGCGCTCGGCGACGGCGCCGCACGGCTGCCGAAGACGGTCTTCTCGGCCGCGCGCGCCGACGGCTTCGACCTCCAGGGACGCGACCAAGCGCTTGTGTGCGGGATCGAGACGCACGTCTGCGTCTCCCAGACGGCGCACGACCTGCTCGGCCGCGGCATCGAGGTCCACGTCGCGACAGACGCGGTCTCCTCGCGCAGCAACGCGAACCGCGACCTCGGGCTGCGCAAGATGGAGGAGAGCGGCGCGATCCTGACGTCCGTCGAGACGGCCCTCTTCGAGCTGCTCGGCGCGGCCGGCAGCGATGAGTTCAAGGCGATCCAGAAGCTGGTGATGTAG